In Pelodiscus sinensis isolate JC-2024 chromosome 2, ASM4963464v1, whole genome shotgun sequence, the following proteins share a genomic window:
- the LOC142826818 gene encoding uncharacterized protein LOC142826818, with protein MARGCLAPPGARQPPASLPGHPRGRGGAAAAPRHRRAPPRLASGHQHRLVGPHRPGALGGPTVDPELQDEEGHLPGALRVARPCSAQNGHSHEARHPAPEAGGHRRLEALHAGQLPIRREPVRRGEIHRRSGAHAVVKAINRVLLRRVVRLADPDAVIRGFGALGFPNCGGAIDGTHIPIRAPEHQASRYVNRKGYFSVILQAVCDHRGQFTDINVGWSGKAHDARVYRNSSVCQRLQDGTFFPDRHIRVGDVDMPVCLVGDAAYPLQPWLMKPYMGHLNPSRQAFNARLTRARIVVEGAFGRLKARFRCLLTRLDLAEHNIPPVVAACCVLHNLCERKGEAFLPAWMAEADRMAGHYGQPRTAAIREAQRGAVRIREALRESFLVEEED; from the exons atggctcgaggctgcctggcaccacctggtgcacgtcagccccctgcctctctgcctggccaccctaggggccgtggaggagccgcggcggcgccccggcaccggcgtgccccgccgcgtctggcgtctggacaccagcaccgactggtgggaccgcatcgtcctggagcgctgggaggaccgacagtggacccagaacttcaggatgaggagggacaccttcctggagctttgcgagtggctcgcccctgctctgcgcagaacggacactcgcatgaggcccgccatcccgctccagaagcgggtggccatcgccgtctggaagctctccacgccggacagctaccgatccgtcgggaaccagttcggcgtggggagatccaccgtcggagcggtgctcatgcag tggtcaaggccatcaaccgggtgctgctccgcagggtggtccgcctcgccgacccggacgccgtcatccgggggttcggcgccctcggcttccccaactgcggtggggccatcgacgggacgcacatccccatccgtgccccggaacaccaggcgtcccgttacgtgaaccgcaaggggtacttctctgtgatcctgcaggccgtgtgtgaccaccggggacagttcacggacattaatgtgggctggtccggcaaagcacatgacgcccgggtgtaccgcaactcctccgtgtgccagcggctgcaggacgggaccttcttccccgaccgccacatcagggtcggggacgtggacatgcccgtgtgcctggtgggggatgccgcctacccactgcagccctggctcatgaagccctacatggggcacctcaatccctcccgccaggccttcaatgccaggctgaccagggcccgcatcgtggtggagggggccttcgggcgactgaaagcccgctttcgatgcctcctcacccgtctggacctggccgagcacaacatccctcccgtggtggcagcatgttgtgtgctccacaatttgtgtgagcgaaagggggaggctttcctgccagcctggatggctgaggctgaccgcatggctggacactacggtcagccccgcaccgccgccatccgggaagcccagcggggggctgtccggatccgggaagccctgcgggagagcttcctggtggaggaggaagactga